The sequence AAACTTTGCGGTGCATAAATCTCCTTCTTCGCCGGTTAGCGATGCAGTTTGAATTTTTAGATTGTCGTTAAATGAGATAGTTGTAATTGAAAACTAAAAACTAAAAACTGAAAACTGAAAACTAAATTGGCGAACCCATTCTGATTCTGGCAGCACGGTGCGAATTTTTTGTTGTTTGATTGACGGGCTTCTATGTTTGGGGCGCTCAAGGTTTCGGCACAGAAGCCCACGGTTTATTTGGTTGAAAGCTTTCACATACAGAATGCGAGAGCGGCAGCGGCTTGCAGATTTGCGGTAAAAATTTTTGTGGACGAGCAAGGCAGGTAGAATGATTTCAAGAAAATATTTTTAAGCAGCTATTTAGAGCGATTTGCAATTGAGTTTACTCAGCATCTGTTGAGAGAGCGGTCTTTGACCGCGACTGCTTAACGACGCGGTCAAAGACCGCTTGTTCAACCTCAGTAAATCGTTTTGCAAACCGCTATAGAGCGATTTGCAATTGATTTCACTTTGAAGCGGTTGGCAACCCGTTATCGTTTTGAAAAATAAAAAAGCGGTGATGAGTTTAAACTCATCACCGCTTGGTTGTTGAAGGGCGCGAAAAAACCTAGAAAGTGAAACGCGCGCCGAGTTGCATTTGGAATGGCGCACCCGGATTATTCGTCAACAATAAACTTCCACGTCGCGATGAAGCAGGATTCAAATCATAGAGCGACAGGAAATTCGGATTGGATGGCGCAAGAAATCCGCAATCACGTTGCGTCGTAGTCGCGCAGTAATTGGTTACTTGAGAACCGGAAAGTTGAATATTTTCGAGGTTGAAAATATTGAAAATTTCCGCCGAAACTACCAACTTTCGGGTTTCCGCACCGAGGTTGAAGCGTTTCTGAACCCGCAGGTCAACATTATATTGTGGACGGTTGCGGAAGGAGTTGCGCAAGAACGGCACGCCGGGCGCTCTGAATGGGCGATCCGGTCCGCCACGGTCTTCGTTGGCATCGCTGCCGAATGTGGCATCAATCGGCAACCCGGAAAGCAAACGAATGGCGCTTGAAATTTCAAAATCAAACGGCGTGGTGAATACCGGATTGGCAACGAATTGATGTTTACGATCTAAACGCGAGAGGAAATATTCCGAGCTTAAATCTCGACCATTTTCATAAGAGATACCGCCCGCGTCACGCTCGTTGTCATCATCGGAAAGCGATTTTGAACGGGTGTAGAAAGCGTTGAATTGCAAGCGCGATTTCTGGAATTTGGCGCGCAAGGTCAAGGCGCGATAAAGCGCTTTGCCCGTCGATTCGCGCACTTGAACCGAACCGAGTGTCGAGATGGGGCGCGGAACCGCCGGACGCGCAGTGCCCGAACCGAGCAGTCCGTAAAAAGGTCTAAGTGAAACATCACCGGCAAGCAGACCGGGAGAGGGCAGATTTACATCACGATTGCGTTGCAGATAAGTGGTTTTGACGTGGGTGTAATCTACACCAACTGTAAAGCCTCTGCGCAATTCCCGCTCAATGCCAAGTCCGAACTGGAATGATTGAGGATTTTTGAAATCCGAAGCCATGGCAATCGGCGCAACTCCTGTGAAGGGGTCGAAACCGGAAATGCCAAGCGCCTGGGCAATCGAGCGTACCTTGTCTGCGGAAATTACCGGCAACGAACCAAGCGATGCGGTGTTGAGGTCAACGCCAATCAATTTCAACTGGCAATAAACCGTGGTACAGGTTTTCAGCGGATTGCCGGCAGCCAGTGATGAGGTTGATAACGGCAATTGAATCGACAGGTCGCCTGCCGGGTCACGGAAGTTATTAAACGGCGCAGCCAACAGCAGTAGCGGCGTGCGGGCATAGTAGAGTCCGGTGTAGCCGCGAATAACGGTTTTGCCGTCGCTTGACGGGTCATAAGCAAATCCGAAACGCGGGCCGAATTGTTCGGTCGAATCGGGAATCTGCGTCGGATCAATTACATGACCTGACGGGAAGCGGAAATCTTTAAGCTTATTAATCAACGCCGTATTGTTGGCTTCCGGGTCGGGATTGTATTGACCTTCCCAACGCAAGCCATAATTGATGGTCAGGTTCGGACGAATGCGCCAGGCATCCTGCCCGAAGAAAGCGATTTCGTTTGTCGAATAGCTGGCTTGACGATTACCGATTTGGCTGAGATAGGTAACCGATGAACTATCGAAACGGTTGACCGTGCCGGTGGTGACGCTCGGCGTATAAGACAAAATATCAAGAATTGTCGAGACCGTAGAGCCTGAAATATTGAAGGTTCCGAATTGGTTGAAACCGAACAACTGATCAACGAAGATGTGGTTGATTTCGCCGCCGAACTTCACGGTATGGTTGCCCTTGGTCCAGGTCAGGCTGTCAGCAACCTGGAATCTCCAGTCAAATTGCGTGGTCGGCAGAAAGTTCACCGCGCCGAAACGTCCGATGCTGGTGCTGACGGTCGGAAGTTCCGAGTTGGAAAGACGCGGACGCTCTTCGCGTGAGTATTGACTGCGAAGTTCATTGACTAAATTGGTGCTGAAGAAACTCGCGAACTGTCCGACAAAGGTGTTGGTATTATCTTTTTCCGTTCCGTTGTTGGTCAGCGCGCTGACCGTGGTCGGGAATAAGGCGTTACCG comes from Acidobacteriota bacterium and encodes:
- a CDS encoding carboxypeptidase regulatory-like domain-containing protein; translated protein: MSKLSSYKTLCALMLMLVMAMSSIPVLAQSQAGSGQIVGTVTDPQKAAIAGATIKAVNSATGLTSSATSNDSGSFQILLLPPGKYKVTIEASGFSKINADVEVTVGRAADLNVELKTGGVEESITVTAGAVQVQTTRSEADAVINERAIENLPINGRRFQDFVTLTPTAQVDPQRGQISLSGQRGVYGANVNVDGVDYNQPFFGGIRGGERSNTAFTVPQESIKEFQVVAGGYSAEFGRSTGGVINAVTKSGTNNWHGSLFYLLRPEKLARNNNYFDALQLSVQPLQTSTSSPPPFERKVRPAPRQDQFGGSIGGPIKKDKAFFFFSYEHQRFRNEREVFFNNLGGFTPTTNTQEAFDFFKSQETQFTATNDADALLGRFDYEINSNHRFNVRYSYSRNEALNSNATGNALFPTTVSALTNNGTEKDNTNTFVGQFASFFSTNLVNELRSQYSREERPRLSNSELPTVSTSIGRFGAVNFLPTTQFDWRFQVADSLTWTKGNHTVKFGGEINHIFVDQLFGFNQFGTFNISGSTVSTILDILSYTPSVTTGTVNRFDSSSVTYLSQIGNRQASYSTNEIAFFGQDAWRIRPNLTINYGLRWEGQYNPDPEANNTALINKLKDFRFPSGHVIDPTQIPDSTEQFGPRFGFAYDPSSDGKTVIRGYTGLYYARTPLLLLAAPFNNFRDPAGDLSIQLPLSTSSLAAGNPLKTCTTVYCQLKLIGVDLNTASLGSLPVISADKVRSIAQALGISGFDPFTGVAPIAMASDFKNPQSFQFGLGIERELRRGFTVGVDYTHVKTTYLQRNRDVNLPSPGLLAGDVSLRPFYGLLGSGTARPAVPRPISTLGSVQVRESTGKALYRALTLRAKFQKSRLQFNAFYTRSKSLSDDDNERDAGGISYENGRDLSSEYFLSRLDRKHQFVANPVFTTPFDFEISSAIRLLSGLPIDATFGSDANEDRGGPDRPFRAPGVPFLRNSFRNRPQYNVDLRVQKRFNLGAETRKLVVSAEIFNIFNLENIQLSGSQVTNYCATTTQRDCGFLAPSNPNFLSLYDLNPASSRRGSLLLTNNPGAPFQMQLGARFTF